One Candidatus Marinarcus aquaticus genomic window carries:
- the tkt gene encoding transketolase, with protein sequence MSENIYQKQADTIRFLAADMVQKANSGHPGAPMGLADIATVLSKHLNVNPNNSSWLNRDRLVFSGGHATGLVYSLLHLWGFDVSVEDMKNFRQSGSKTPGHPEFGHTHGVEITTGPLGQGIANAVGFAWAAKYAQNLLGKETINHKVYCLCGDGDLQEGISYEACSTAGHQKLDNLVIIYDSNNITIEGDTSIAWDEDVLQRFEAMNFEVLEIDGHDHRVIDAALAKAKNASRPVLIKANTAIGKGAATMEGSHHTHGAPLGVDEIKASKIKAGFDPEASFVVSDDVKAAFDKTQSGQALEDAWNSALTQEVKAKIEALQNPDFDAIEYPDFSDVPKTATRDSNHKILNAIAKAVPGFIGGSADLAPSNKTELKEMGDFPKGKNIHFGIKEHAMAAMSNAMNLYGLFRVFSATFFVFSDYLKPAARIAALANIPQHFIWTHDSIGVGEDGPTHQPIEHLSQFRALPNFYVFRPADATENVACWKTALKMNAPSAFVCSRQGLETLKPKRDFGEVSNGGYLMRKRDGATVTIMASGSELMLALKAGCQLEKEGVKANIVSVPCFDLFVEQDKSYIDAVIDSSTKVFALEAARGLEYYKFADEVIGMDTFGASGPADELFKEFGFTVESVVARVKASL encoded by the coding sequence ATGTCAGAAAATATTTATCAAAAACAAGCCGATACGATTCGTTTCTTAGCAGCGGATATGGTGCAAAAAGCAAACAGCGGACACCCAGGTGCACCAATGGGTCTTGCTGATATTGCAACAGTATTAAGCAAACATTTAAATGTAAACCCAAATAATTCTTCATGGTTAAACAGAGACCGTTTAGTATTTAGTGGTGGACATGCAACGGGGTTAGTATACTCATTGCTTCACTTATGGGGATTTGATGTCTCAGTAGAAGATATGAAAAATTTCAGACAAAGTGGTTCTAAAACTCCAGGTCACCCCGAGTTTGGTCATACACATGGTGTAGAAATTACAACGGGACCTTTGGGACAAGGAATTGCCAATGCCGTTGGTTTTGCATGGGCTGCTAAATATGCACAAAACCTTTTAGGGAAAGAGACCATCAATCATAAAGTGTACTGCTTATGTGGAGATGGAGATTTACAAGAGGGTATTTCATATGAGGCGTGTTCAACGGCAGGTCACCAAAAGCTTGATAACTTAGTGATTATTTATGATTCAAATAATATCACCATTGAAGGGGATACTTCTATTGCTTGGGATGAAGATGTATTACAACGATTTGAAGCGATGAACTTTGAAGTGTTGGAGATTGATGGACATGATCACAGAGTCATAGATGCTGCACTTGCAAAAGCAAAAAACGCATCACGACCTGTTCTCATCAAAGCCAATACGGCTATTGGAAAAGGTGCAGCTACGATGGAAGGCAGTCATCACACACACGGTGCGCCATTAGGCGTTGATGAGATTAAAGCGTCAAAAATAAAAGCAGGATTTGATCCTGAGGCTTCATTTGTAGTATCTGATGATGTGAAAGCAGCTTTTGATAAAACACAAAGTGGTCAAGCACTTGAAGATGCATGGAACAGTGCATTAACTCAAGAAGTAAAAGCAAAAATTGAGGCACTTCAAAATCCAGATTTTGATGCTATAGAGTATCCAGATTTTTCTGACGTACCTAAAACTGCAACCAGAGATTCAAACCATAAAATCTTAAATGCAATTGCAAAAGCAGTACCTGGGTTTATTGGTGGAAGTGCCGATTTAGCACCATCAAACAAAACAGAACTTAAAGAGATGGGTGATTTTCCAAAGGGTAAGAACATTCACTTTGGAATTAAAGAGCATGCAATGGCTGCAATGAGTAATGCGATGAACTTGTATGGACTTTTTAGAGTATTCTCTGCAACATTTTTTGTGTTCTCTGATTATTTAAAACCCGCTGCAAGAATTGCAGCGTTGGCAAATATTCCACAACATTTTATTTGGACACATGACTCTATTGGTGTAGGTGAAGATGGACCAACACACCAACCAATTGAACACTTATCTCAGTTTAGAGCGTTACCCAACTTTTATGTATTCAGACCTGCAGATGCAACTGAAAATGTGGCGTGTTGGAAAACTGCTCTTAAAATGAATGCACCAAGTGCATTTGTTTGTTCTCGACAAGGGTTAGAGACACTTAAACCAAAAAGAGATTTTGGTGAAGTCAGCAACGGCGGATACCTTATGAGAAAACGAGATGGTGCAACGGTTACTATTATGGCCAGTGGGAGTGAATTGATGTTGGCACTTAAAGCAGGGTGTCAATTAGAAAAAGAGGGTGTCAAAGCAAACATTGTTTCTGTGCCTTGTTTTGATCTGTTTGTAGAGCAAGATAAATCATACATTGATGCTGTGATTGATTCATCTACAAAAGTATTTGCGTTAGAAGCTGCACGTGGTCTGGAGTACTATAAATTTGCGGACGAGGTGATTGGAATGGATACATTTGGAGCCAGTGGTCCAGCTGATGAACTCTTTAAAGAGTTCGGTTTCACCGTTGAATCAGTAGTAGCTAGAGTAAAAGCCTCTTTATAA
- a CDS encoding GlpM family protein has translation MGLAFKALIGAVMVIIMALLAKSRNYYIAGLVPLFPTFALIAHAIVGIERGPVELKTTALFGIFSIIPYLAYLLSVYILAEKYDLWMNLMISTFIWIIFAAILIVVWQKLV, from the coding sequence ATGGGATTAGCATTTAAAGCACTCATTGGTGCAGTGATGGTTATCATCATGGCACTTCTAGCAAAAAGCAGAAACTACTACATTGCAGGCTTAGTACCACTTTTCCCAACCTTTGCACTGATTGCCCACGCCATAGTAGGCATCGAACGAGGTCCTGTAGAATTAAAGACCACCGCTCTGTTTGGAATATTCTCTATCATCCCTTATTTGGCCTATCTTTTAAGTGTGTATATTTTAGCTGAAAAGTATGATCTTTGGATGAACTTAATGATTTCAACATTTATTTGGATTATTTTTGCAGCCATTTTGATTGTTGTTTGGCAGAAGTTGGTATAA